The following proteins are encoded in a genomic region of Rubrobacter xylanophilus DSM 9941:
- a CDS encoding response regulator transcription factor: MSGSILLVIGDDEERLRLRRALHGEGWRVLPAGTGAQARQIAGREDFEVAVVDNRLPDERGFQVISAVQKPDVATVALLHDEDTMDRIVGIELGADYYMRSPVNPRELVARVKQIFRKRERAAGEPSGKVYVGDLEIDPEQIRVTKGGREVMLSPREFKLLYTLARSPGRVFPRGTLLRQVWGEDEYIDERTVNVYVQRLRNKLGDDPSDPKLIETVRGFGYRLVRPEG; encoded by the coding sequence TTGAGCGGATCCATTCTCCTGGTCATAGGCGACGACGAAGAGCGGCTGCGCCTCAGGCGGGCCCTGCACGGCGAGGGGTGGCGGGTGCTCCCGGCCGGGACGGGGGCGCAGGCGCGCCAGATCGCCGGGAGGGAGGACTTCGAGGTCGCCGTGGTGGACAACCGGCTGCCGGACGAGCGGGGCTTCCAGGTGATCTCTGCGGTGCAGAAGCCGGACGTGGCCACCGTGGCGCTGCTGCACGACGAGGACACGATGGACCGCATAGTCGGGATAGAGCTGGGCGCGGACTACTACATGCGCTCGCCGGTGAACCCGCGGGAGCTGGTGGCGCGGGTTAAGCAGATCTTCCGCAAGCGGGAGCGGGCGGCCGGGGAGCCCTCGGGCAAGGTCTACGTGGGGGACCTGGAGATCGACCCGGAGCAGATCCGGGTGACGAAGGGGGGCAGGGAGGTGATGCTCTCGCCCCGGGAGTTCAAGCTGCTGTACACGCTGGCCCGCAGCCCGGGGCGGGTGTTCCCGCGCGGGACGCTGCTGCGGCAGGTGTGGGGCGAGGACGAGTACATCGACGAGCGGACGGTGAACGTCTACGTGCAGCGCCTGCGCAACAAGCTGGGGGACGACCCCTCCGACCCGAAGCTGATCGAGACGGTGCGCGGCTTCGGCTACCGGCTGGTGCGGCCGGAGGGCTAG
- a CDS encoding DUF305 domain-containing protein: MKRLSREDLAPPAVTLLALALALLAFVLYLQGRPPGEGSAEAGFARDMSVHHAQAVEMAGIVRDKTRDPAIRTLATDITLTQQAQIGQMHGWLAAWGLPLTGTGPPMAWMGHAGRMPGMATPEQINRLRDAPPEEADRLFLRLMIEHHRGAIPMAEAALERTDRPEVERLAGAILRSQRGEIRLMQQMLRERGGEAPARPHAGRHRGG; the protein is encoded by the coding sequence GTGAAGCGGCTTTCCCGGGAGGATCTCGCGCCCCCGGCGGTGACCCTCCTCGCCCTGGCGCTCGCCCTCCTCGCCTTCGTCCTCTATTTGCAGGGGCGGCCGCCCGGGGAGGGCTCGGCCGAGGCCGGGTTCGCCCGCGACATGTCCGTCCACCACGCCCAGGCCGTGGAGATGGCGGGCATCGTGCGGGACAAGACCCGCGACCCCGCCATCCGCACCCTCGCCACCGACATCACGCTCACCCAGCAGGCCCAGATCGGGCAGATGCACGGCTGGCTCGCCGCGTGGGGGCTCCCCCTCACCGGGACCGGGCCGCCCATGGCCTGGATGGGGCACGCGGGCAGGATGCCCGGCATGGCCACCCCGGAGCAGATAAACCGGCTCAGAGACGCCCCGCCCGAGGAGGCCGACCGGCTCTTTCTGCGGCTCATGATCGAGCACCACCGGGGCGCCATCCCCATGGCAGAGGCCGCGCTCGAGCGCACCGACCGCCCCGAGGTAGAGCGCCTCGCCGGGGCCATCCTGCGCTCACAGCGCGGCGAGATCCGGCTGATGCAACAGATGCTCCGGGAGCGGGGCGGGGAGGCGCCGGCCCGGCCGCACGCCGGGCGGCACCGCGGGGGCTAG
- a CDS encoding DUF3105 domain-containing protein, producing the protein MGRIRREPRGGGRMNAVYLVAGGIVLALIVAFAVFAVLDSRRGGGEIAGVRSYDVGPGNRHTRGEVDYEQTPPAGGVHSPVWQNCGFYEEPVRDENAVHSLEHGAVWITYRPDLPREQVERLRELARSQTYVLVSPYPGLPAPVVASAWGKQLRLDSAEDGRLEQFVRAYRQGPQTPEPGAACTGGVGEPS; encoded by the coding sequence TTGGGCAGGATACGCAGGGAGCCCCGCGGGGGCGGGAGGATGAACGCGGTGTACCTGGTCGCCGGGGGGATAGTGTTGGCGCTCATCGTGGCCTTCGCGGTCTTCGCCGTCCTGGACAGCCGGCGCGGCGGCGGGGAGATCGCGGGGGTGAGGAGCTACGACGTGGGCCCCGGCAACCGGCACACCCGGGGCGAGGTGGACTACGAGCAGACCCCGCCCGCGGGCGGGGTGCACAGCCCCGTCTGGCAGAACTGCGGCTTCTACGAGGAGCCGGTCCGGGACGAGAACGCCGTCCACTCGCTGGAGCACGGGGCCGTCTGGATCACCTACCGCCCCGACCTGCCCCGCGAGCAGGTCGAGCGGCTCAGGGAGCTGGCCCGCAGCCAGACCTACGTCCTCGTGAGCCCCTACCCCGGCCTGCCCGCGCCCGTGGTGGCCTCCGCCTGGGGCAAGCAGCTCCGGCTGGACTCCGCGGAAGACGGGCGCCTCGAGCAGTTCGTGCGGGCCTACCGGCAGGGCCCCCAGACCCCCGAGCCCGGGGCCGCCTGCACAGGGGGCGTCGGGGAGCCCTCGTGA
- a CDS encoding YkvA family protein, producing the protein MGVAFGRLKGWARRMKAEVHALYLAYRDPRTPPHARLFAALVVAYAFSPIDLIPDAIPVLGHLDDVILVPLGVALAVRMIPPHVLAECRKKARERGAEVRPAAWAGAAVVAALWLLLLALAAVLLARGVP; encoded by the coding sequence ATGGGTGTCGCGTTCGGGAGGCTCAAGGGCTGGGCCCGCCGCATGAAGGCCGAGGTCCACGCCCTCTACCTCGCCTACCGCGACCCCCGCACCCCCCCGCACGCCCGGCTCTTCGCCGCCCTCGTCGTGGCCTACGCCTTCAGCCCCATAGACCTCATCCCCGACGCCATCCCCGTCCTCGGCCACCTGGACGACGTCATCCTCGTCCCCCTGGGGGTGGCGCTGGCGGTGCGCATGATCCCGCCGCACGTCCTGGCCGAGTGCCGCAAGAAGGCCAGGGAGCGGGGCGCGGAGGTTCGCCCCGCCGCGTGGGCCGGGGCCGCCGTGGTGGCCGCGCTCTGGCTGCTCCTGCTCGCCCTCGCCGCCGTCCTCCTCGCGCGGGGCGTACCGTAG
- a CDS encoding heavy metal translocating P-type ATPase: MARRELPVLGGGRPAPPGARRTVLRVEGMDCAACAASVERSVGRLPGVYRATVNFAAGRLDAEHDGSVSREMLEGAVRAAGYRVAGPRREARGALWREARFALTGGAALLFAAGAALQLAGGPGAARISLYAAAIAVGGGPIFRAALAALRARSMDMNVLMSAAVFGAAGIGAWGEAALVVVLFAAGGSLQAYAVRRTRGAVRALARLVPEEVLVRRDGAERAVPAGEVGVGELVVVRPGERFAVDGEVVEGRTSVDESPVTGESAPVEKGPGDAVLSGSLNGAGAVLVRAVRRAEDSTLQRVARLVEQAQASRAPAERFVDRFSRVYTPLVVAAAVALATAPPLLGGDFGTWFYRALALLVIACPCSLVISTPVTVVSGIGAAARRGVLVKGGEALEAAGGLRALLFDKTGTLTEGRPVLERVLALRGTREEALALAAALERRSEHPLAHAMLSAAGERPLPEVAGFRSIPGRGAEGEVRGRRYTVGSPALFAERGVSLEAALPALREVERAGETPVVLGDGAGPIAVFGLADAVRPEAPEAIRALREEGVEELVMLTGDAEAPARRVAGLLGIGYRARLRPEEKVAAVRERVARHGAAGMVGDGVNDAPALAAASVGFAMGAAGSDAALEVADVALMHDDLRRLAGAVRLSRAARRAIKQNILASVLVKGLFVALAPFGLVTLWLAVLADMGTSLGVTLNGLRLFAGRW, encoded by the coding sequence GTGGCCCGGAGGGAGCTTCCCGTGCTGGGCGGGGGGAGGCCCGCCCCTCCAGGGGCGCGGCGCACGGTGCTGCGGGTGGAGGGGATGGACTGCGCGGCGTGCGCGGCGAGCGTGGAGCGGAGCGTGGGGCGGCTCCCGGGGGTCTACCGGGCCACGGTGAACTTCGCGGCGGGGCGGCTCGACGCCGAGCACGACGGCTCCGTGTCGCGCGAGATGCTGGAGGGGGCGGTGCGGGCGGCGGGCTACCGGGTGGCGGGGCCCCGGCGGGAGGCGCGGGGGGCCCTGTGGCGGGAGGCGCGGTTCGCGCTCACGGGGGGCGCGGCGCTGCTGTTCGCGGCGGGGGCGGCGCTGCAGCTCGCGGGCGGCCCGGGGGCGGCGCGGATCTCCCTGTACGCGGCGGCGATCGCCGTGGGCGGGGGCCCCATCTTCCGGGCGGCGCTCGCGGCGCTCCGGGCCCGGAGCATGGACATGAACGTGCTCATGAGCGCGGCGGTCTTCGGGGCCGCCGGGATCGGGGCGTGGGGCGAGGCGGCGCTCGTGGTGGTGCTGTTCGCGGCGGGGGGCTCTCTGCAGGCCTACGCGGTGCGGAGGACCCGGGGGGCGGTGCGGGCGCTGGCGCGACTCGTGCCGGAGGAGGTGCTCGTCCGCAGGGACGGGGCCGAGAGGGCGGTGCCCGCCGGGGAGGTGGGGGTCGGGGAGCTCGTGGTGGTCCGGCCCGGGGAGCGGTTCGCGGTGGACGGGGAGGTGGTCGAGGGCCGCACCTCCGTCGACGAGTCCCCCGTCACCGGGGAGAGCGCGCCGGTGGAGAAGGGCCCCGGGGACGCCGTCCTCTCCGGGAGCCTCAACGGGGCCGGGGCCGTCCTCGTCCGGGCCGTCCGGCGGGCCGAGGACTCCACCCTGCAGCGCGTGGCGCGCCTGGTAGAGCAGGCGCAGGCCAGCAGGGCCCCCGCCGAGCGCTTCGTGGACCGCTTCTCGCGGGTCTACACGCCCCTGGTGGTGGCCGCCGCGGTCGCGCTCGCCACCGCGCCGCCCCTGCTCGGCGGGGACTTCGGGACCTGGTTCTACCGGGCGCTCGCGCTGCTCGTCATCGCCTGCCCCTGCTCGCTCGTCATCTCCACCCCCGTCACGGTGGTCTCGGGGATCGGGGCGGCCGCCCGGCGCGGCGTGCTCGTGAAGGGCGGGGAGGCGCTCGAGGCCGCGGGGGGCCTCAGGGCCCTCCTCTTCGACAAGACCGGCACGCTCACCGAGGGGAGGCCGGTGCTGGAGCGGGTCCTGGCGCTGAGGGGGACGCGGGAGGAGGCGCTCGCGCTCGCCGCGGCGCTCGAGCGGCGCTCGGAGCACCCGCTCGCCCACGCAATGCTCTCCGCGGCCGGGGAGCGCCCGCTGCCGGAGGTGGCGGGCTTCCGCTCCATCCCCGGGCGCGGGGCGGAGGGCGAGGTCCGGGGGCGCAGGTACACCGTCGGGAGCCCGGCGCTCTTCGCCGAGCGGGGCGTGTCCCTGGAGGCGGCCCTCCCCGCCCTCCGGGAGGTGGAGCGGGCGGGCGAGACCCCGGTCGTCCTCGGCGACGGGGCCGGGCCCATCGCCGTCTTCGGGCTCGCCGACGCCGTGCGGCCCGAGGCGCCGGAGGCCATCCGCGCCCTCCGGGAGGAGGGGGTGGAGGAGCTGGTCATGCTCACCGGGGACGCCGAGGCCCCCGCCCGGCGGGTGGCGGGGCTCCTGGGCATCGGCTACCGGGCGCGCCTCCGGCCCGAGGAGAAGGTCGCGGCGGTGCGCGAGCGCGTGGCCAGGCACGGCGCGGCGGGGATGGTCGGCGACGGGGTCAACGACGCCCCCGCGCTCGCCGCCGCCTCCGTGGGCTTCGCCATGGGCGCGGCCGGGAGCGACGCCGCGCTGGAGGTGGCCGACGTGGCCCTCATGCACGACGACCTCCGGAGGCTCGCCGGGGCGGTGCGGCTCTCCCGGGCGGCCCGCAGGGCCATAAAGCAGAACATCCTCGCCTCCGTCCTGGTGAAGGGCCTCTTCGTGGCGCTCGCCCCCTTCGGGCTCGTCACCCTGTGGCTCGCGGTGCTCGCCGACATGGGCACCTCCCTCGGCGTAACCCTCAACGGGCTGCGCCTCTTCGCGGGCCGCTGGTAG
- a CDS encoding cation diffusion facilitator family transporter, translated as MTHANGHAEGHGREADRRSLAAALAITASYTVAEAVGGFLTGSLALLADAAHMLSDNFSLGLALFALWLSSRPPTPERSFGYKRAEILAALFNGVTLVAVSLWIFYEAYRRLLEPREVMGGWVAAVAAAGLLVNAAAAWVLLRPRSESLNLQGALRHVLADLLGSLGVLVSGMVVLLTGWYPADPLVSAAIGLLILASSWRLLRDSVNILLEAAPHGMDAAEIGRRMASTSGVAEVHDLHVWTITSGFPALSAHVLVAAGEDCHAKRRELEQLLREEYGISHTTLQVDHAGDHAAHGPRFLPLRPKRKTRSPHT; from the coding sequence ATGACTCATGCAAATGGACACGCGGAGGGGCATGGGCGGGAGGCGGACCGGCGGTCGCTGGCTGCGGCGCTGGCGATCACGGCCTCGTACACGGTCGCGGAGGCGGTGGGGGGGTTTCTCACGGGTTCGCTGGCGCTGCTGGCCGACGCGGCGCACATGCTCTCGGACAACTTCTCGCTGGGGCTTGCGCTGTTTGCGCTCTGGCTCTCCTCCAGGCCCCCGACGCCCGAGCGGAGCTTCGGGTACAAGCGGGCGGAGATCCTGGCGGCCCTCTTCAACGGCGTGACGCTGGTGGCCGTGTCTCTCTGGATCTTCTACGAGGCCTACCGCCGGCTGCTGGAGCCGCGGGAGGTCATGGGCGGCTGGGTGGCGGCGGTGGCGGCGGCGGGGCTGCTGGTCAACGCGGCGGCCGCCTGGGTGCTCCTGCGCCCGCGCTCGGAGAGCCTCAACCTGCAGGGGGCCCTGCGGCACGTGCTCGCCGACCTGCTGGGCTCCCTCGGGGTGCTGGTCTCCGGGATGGTCGTGCTGCTCACCGGATGGTACCCGGCCGACCCCCTGGTCAGCGCCGCGATCGGGCTCCTCATCCTGGCCTCCTCCTGGAGGCTGCTGCGCGACTCGGTGAACATCCTCCTCGAGGCCGCCCCCCACGGCATGGACGCCGCGGAGATCGGCCGCCGCATGGCCTCCACCAGCGGCGTCGCCGAGGTGCACGACCTCCACGTCTGGACCATCACCTCGGGCTTCCCCGCCCTCTCCGCCCACGTCCTGGTCGCCGCCGGCGAAGACTGCCACGCCAAACGCCGCGAGCTGGAGCAGCTGCTGCGCGAAGAGTACGGTATCTCCCATACCACCCTCCAGGTGGACCACGCCGGCGACCACGCCGCCCACGGCCCCCGCTTCCTCCCCCTCCGGCCAAAGCGCAAGACCCGCTCCCCCCACACATGA